One region of Flavobacterium pisciphilum genomic DNA includes:
- a CDS encoding efflux RND transporter permease subunit — protein MLNKIIEFSIKNKLIIGLFILVLIGYGSYQFTKLPIDAVPDITDNQVQVITSAPSLGATDIERLITFPIEQANSNIPGLKEIRSFSRFGLSVVTIVFDDATDVYWARQQVTEKLSAVKDQIPKGIGEPSLAPVTTGLGEIYQYVVKTKPGYEKKYDITELRTIQDWIVRRQLVGVEGVAEVSSFGGKLKQFEIAIDPNKLQSYNITISDVFTALEKNNQNTGGAYIERGPKVLYIRSEGLISSIDNINDISIKNTANGSPLFIRDVADVRIGSAIRYGAMTYNGKGEVSGAVVMMLKGANSNIVIKNIKERIEQIQKTLPEGVVVEPFLDRTKMVNNSISTVEKNLLEGALIVLFVLIFFLGNLRAGLIVASVIPMAMLIAVILMNIFGVSGNLMSLGALDFGLIVDGAVIIVEACLFSLHSRKATKISQEDMDETVLKTSIKMRNVSVFGELIILIVYIPIFTLRGIEGKMFLPMAQTIAFALFGAFILSLTYVPMMTALFLSKNISHKKNFSDRMMEKLENFYQPLLSKALTIPRTIIGITLSLFVLALVTLSFMGGEFMPSLEEGDFAVETRVLPGSNLETSMTAISQGAKILLEKFPEVEKIVGKTGSSEVPTDPMPIDASDMMVILKDKSEWTSASTFEELSGKMAKELEAVPGVSYGFQYPVQMRFNELMTGARQDVVCKIFGEDLDTLALYANRLGKIVNTVKGTSDLYVETVTGMPQVVIDYDRAAIAQYNLNIEDINRIVNTAFAGQSTGVVYEGEKRFDLVVRLEGEKRQDLTDVQNLLIPTSNGTQIPLSQLAKVEITEGPNQIQREDAKRRIVVGFNVRGRDVQSIVTELQNKVNTQIKFPAGYYPTYGGTFENLNEAKNRLMIAVPISLILIFLLLYFAFKSVKQGLLIYSAIPLSAIGGIFFLALRGMPFSISAGVGFIALFGVAVLNGLVLIAEFNSIRKSGETDLNKIVLQGTKIRLRPVLMTALVASLGFLPMALSNGSGAEVQKPLATVVIGGLLIATFLTLFVLPILYIMFEKGIKLKPTKFK, from the coding sequence ATGCTAAATAAAATCATAGAATTTTCGATAAAAAATAAGCTTATCATAGGCCTCTTTATCCTCGTTCTTATCGGCTATGGCAGCTATCAATTTACAAAACTGCCCATTGATGCTGTACCAGATATAACCGATAACCAGGTTCAGGTGATTACTTCAGCCCCATCACTGGGAGCGACTGATATTGAGCGGCTCATTACCTTCCCAATCGAACAGGCCAACAGCAATATTCCTGGGTTAAAGGAAATACGCAGTTTCTCCCGCTTTGGACTATCTGTAGTTACCATTGTTTTTGATGACGCAACTGATGTGTATTGGGCCAGACAACAGGTAACCGAAAAATTAAGTGCTGTAAAGGATCAAATACCAAAAGGTATTGGAGAGCCTTCTTTGGCACCAGTTACAACTGGTTTGGGCGAAATTTACCAATATGTGGTTAAAACTAAACCAGGTTATGAAAAAAAATATGATATAACAGAATTAAGAACAATCCAGGACTGGATTGTCCGTCGTCAGCTCGTAGGAGTTGAAGGAGTAGCTGAAGTAAGTAGCTTCGGAGGAAAGCTAAAACAATTTGAAATTGCAATTGATCCTAACAAATTACAATCCTATAACATTACCATAAGTGATGTATTTACTGCCTTAGAAAAAAACAATCAGAATACTGGAGGAGCTTATATTGAAAGAGGTCCCAAAGTCTTGTATATCCGTAGCGAAGGTCTGATTAGTTCCATAGACAATATAAATGACATTTCAATTAAGAACACCGCAAACGGAAGTCCGCTCTTCATTCGTGATGTAGCAGATGTCCGCATAGGAAGTGCCATTCGATACGGAGCCATGACCTACAATGGTAAAGGAGAAGTTTCAGGTGCAGTGGTAATGATGCTCAAAGGTGCTAATAGCAATATTGTTATAAAAAATATCAAAGAACGTATCGAACAAATCCAAAAGACATTACCTGAAGGAGTTGTGGTAGAGCCTTTCCTGGATCGCACCAAAATGGTAAATAATTCCATCTCAACGGTAGAAAAGAACTTACTCGAGGGTGCACTGATTGTCCTTTTTGTACTGATCTTCTTTTTAGGTAATCTTAGAGCGGGATTAATAGTAGCCTCGGTTATCCCTATGGCTATGCTTATAGCCGTAATTTTAATGAACATCTTTGGGGTTAGCGGTAATTTAATGAGCCTTGGTGCACTGGATTTTGGGTTAATTGTAGATGGTGCCGTTATTATTGTAGAAGCATGTCTCTTTAGCCTGCATAGTCGTAAAGCAACCAAAATATCACAGGAAGATATGGATGAAACCGTACTAAAGACATCCATTAAAATGCGTAATGTATCAGTTTTTGGAGAATTAATTATTTTGATTGTCTACATTCCAATTTTTACTCTGCGAGGTATAGAAGGCAAAATGTTCTTGCCAATGGCACAAACCATAGCATTTGCCTTGTTCGGTGCTTTTATCTTGTCCCTTACATACGTACCGATGATGACAGCTTTGTTTTTGAGCAAAAATATAAGCCATAAAAAAAACTTCTCTGATAGAATGATGGAGAAACTGGAGAATTTCTATCAACCCCTCTTAAGCAAGGCATTGACAATTCCGAGGACTATTATTGGAATAACACTTTCTTTATTTGTGTTAGCTCTTGTAACACTTTCATTTATGGGAGGTGAATTTATGCCTTCACTAGAAGAAGGAGATTTTGCTGTCGAAACAAGAGTTTTGCCCGGAAGTAATCTAGAGACTTCTATGACGGCAATCTCACAGGGAGCAAAAATATTATTGGAGAAATTCCCCGAAGTAGAGAAAATCGTAGGTAAAACCGGTAGCAGTGAAGTGCCAACCGACCCAATGCCTATTGACGCAAGTGATATGATGGTGATTCTTAAAGACAAAAGTGAATGGACCTCCGCCTCAACTTTTGAAGAACTTTCTGGAAAAATGGCAAAAGAACTTGAAGCAGTACCTGGTGTTTCTTATGGTTTCCAGTACCCAGTACAAATGCGTTTCAATGAACTGATGACTGGTGCCAGACAAGATGTTGTATGTAAAATCTTTGGAGAAGACTTGGATACTTTGGCTTTATATGCTAATAGATTAGGTAAAATTGTCAATACCGTAAAGGGCACATCTGATTTGTATGTAGAGACTGTTACAGGGATGCCACAGGTAGTTATCGATTACGATCGTGCCGCAATTGCACAGTATAATTTAAATATTGAAGATATTAATCGAATTGTAAATACCGCATTTGCAGGACAAAGCACAGGAGTGGTGTACGAAGGAGAAAAACGATTTGACCTTGTTGTTCGCCTAGAAGGCGAAAAACGCCAGGATTTGACAGATGTTCAGAATTTACTCATTCCAACCTCAAACGGTACGCAAATACCTTTATCCCAACTGGCAAAAGTGGAAATTACAGAAGGTCCAAACCAAATACAACGAGAAGATGCCAAACGAAGAATTGTCGTTGGTTTCAATGTCCGTGGACGTGATGTGCAAAGCATTGTTACTGAATTGCAAAATAAAGTCAATACGCAAATTAAATTCCCTGCAGGCTATTACCCTACTTATGGGGGTACATTCGAAAATTTAAATGAAGCAAAAAACCGTTTAATGATTGCTGTACCAATATCGCTGATATTAATTTTTCTTTTGCTATACTTTGCTTTTAAATCTGTAAAACAAGGTTTACTGATTTATTCTGCTATCCCACTTTCTGCCATTGGAGGGATTTTCTTTTTAGCCCTTAGAGGAATGCCATTTAGTATTAGTGCAGGTGTTGGTTTTATAGCATTGTTTGGTGTTGCTGTTTTAAATGGTTTAGTCTTGATTGCAGAGTTCAATAGTATTCGAAAATCAGGAGAAACGGACTTAAATAAAATAGTATTACAAGGAACCAAAATACGATTAAGACCAGTACTGATGACCGCATTAGTTGCTTCATTAGGTTTTCTGCCAATGGCCTTAAGTAACGGCTCCGGAGCTGAAGTGCAGAAACCTCTGGCTACAGTGGTTATTGGAGGATTATTAATTGCAACCTTTCTGACCTTATTTGTACTTCCTATCCTGTACATTATGTTCGAGAAAGGAATTAAATTAAAACCAACCAAATTCAAATAA
- a CDS encoding HupE/UreJ family protein: MNSKKIILFIILLFVGANALFAHGVDENTQTFLTGNDGIAFGPFLYIGAKHMLTGYDHLLFLIGVIFFLYRPKEVLLYVSFFTIGHSITLLLGVMCNIAINAFLIDAIIALSIIYKGFDNLGGFQRFFGKQPNTKAAVLIFGLFHGFGLASKLQDFKFDKEGLFTNLLGFNIGVEIGQFIALTFVLILITIWRRYSSFVRFSTLTNTMLIAAGFVLLGFQLTGYFTS; the protein is encoded by the coding sequence ATGAACTCAAAAAAAATCATACTATTTATCATCCTGCTTTTTGTAGGAGCCAATGCGCTTTTTGCTCATGGCGTTGACGAAAATACACAAACATTCCTAACAGGAAATGATGGTATAGCCTTTGGTCCATTCTTGTATATTGGTGCCAAACACATGCTCACGGGCTATGACCACCTACTTTTTCTAATTGGTGTTATTTTTTTCTTGTACCGCCCAAAAGAAGTGCTGCTTTATGTAAGCTTTTTTACAATCGGACACAGTATAACTCTTCTATTGGGTGTAATGTGTAATATTGCAATCAATGCTTTTCTTATCGATGCCATCATTGCACTTTCCATTATCTACAAAGGCTTCGATAATTTAGGTGGCTTCCAAAGATTCTTCGGTAAACAACCCAACACAAAAGCTGCCGTGCTGATTTTTGGATTATTCCATGGCTTCGGACTTGCCAGTAAATTACAGGATTTTAAATTCGATAAAGAAGGATTGTTTACCAATTTGCTTGGATTCAATATAGGGGTCGAAATCGGTCAGTTTATTGCTTTGACTTTTGTGCTGATTCTCATTACAATATGGCGCAGGTATTCAAGTTTTGTTCGGTTTTCAACATTAACAAATACGATGCTTATCGCAGCCGGCTTTGTCTTATTAGGCTTTCAATTAACAGGTTATTTTACATCTTAA